From a single Paenibacillus sp. FSL W8-0426 genomic region:
- a CDS encoding class I SAM-dependent methyltransferase produces MDYHDMLAKLGEGSAHPGGFAATVQLLRSLSLPAHGSVLEVGCGTGRTACLLDRAGYRVTAVDRHRGMLEKAVRRARRERRHIRFVQADGEALPFPDDSFDIVFVESVTIFMRRRRALSEYRRVLRPDGLLIDREMTLSGSRSDKMSEELKRFFGLRTLATVTRWKEYFKEAGFETVKVLERSSSIGRWRIDHDPLREMDPDLYEDVQMKRMSRLNDRLLAKYGRRLGYAVFAASAPVVDDYMNAKQ; encoded by the coding sequence ATGGACTATCATGATATGCTGGCAAAGCTTGGAGAGGGGAGTGCTCATCCTGGGGGATTTGCGGCAACGGTCCAACTGCTTCGTTCGTTGTCGCTGCCTGCGCATGGAAGTGTGCTTGAAGTTGGGTGTGGAACAGGACGGACGGCGTGTTTGCTTGATCGGGCGGGATATCGGGTTACGGCCGTGGACCGGCATCGAGGGATGCTGGAGAAAGCGGTAAGGCGTGCGAGGCGAGAGCGGCGTCATATCCGTTTTGTTCAAGCTGATGGCGAAGCATTGCCTTTTCCGGATGACAGTTTCGATATCGTATTTGTGGAGTCGGTCACGATTTTTATGCGGCGCCGCCGCGCCCTGTCCGAGTATAGGAGGGTACTGAGGCCGGACGGTCTGCTGATTGATCGGGAAATGACTTTGTCCGGAAGCAGATCCGATAAAATGTCGGAGGAACTGAAGCGGTTTTTCGGGTTAAGAACGCTCGCTACGGTGACCAGATGGAAGGAGTACTTTAAGGAAGCCGGGTTCGAAACGGTGAAGGTGCTTGAACGTTCTTCCTCAATTGGAAGGTGGAGAATCGACCATGATCCCCTGCGGGAGATGGACCCGGATCTGTATGAAGACGTGCAGATGAAGAGAATGAGTCGCCTCAATGACCGGCTGCTTGCGAAGTATGGCAGGCGCCTGGGTTATGCCGTATTTGCTGCGAGTGCGCCAGTAGTGGACGATTACATGAATGCAAAACAATGA